In Procambarus clarkii isolate CNS0578487 chromosome 25, FALCON_Pclarkii_2.0, whole genome shotgun sequence, the following proteins share a genomic window:
- the LOC138368396 gene encoding hematopoietic prostaglandin D synthase-like: MPEYKLVYFNTAGRAELVRWIFAYGGIPFTDERIEKEDWPERKKTTEGGKLPVLIVDGKTLPQSLAIARFAAKKAGLVPEDDLEAAFCDALADTVFELLMEAHSIWHGGSPDKSNEQKQLKDNYFSNNIDPFITRLEKRLSEKQWFVSDKVSTHHRYTLFLILGKVPGVYRPQVYSLP; encoded by the exons atgccGGAGTACAAACTGGTCTACTTCAACACCGCGGGCCGCGCCGAGCTGGTCAGGTGGATCTTCGCCTATGGCGGCATCCCCTTCACTGACGAGCGCATCGAGAAGGAGGACTGGCCAGAGAGGAAGAAAA CTACGGAAGGAGGCAAATTGCCGGTACTGATTGTTGACGGTAAGACGCTGCCCCAGTCACTGGCCATCGCTCGCTTCGCTGCCAAGAAAGCCGGACTCGTGCCGGAAGATGACCTGGAAGCTGCTTTTTGTGACGCTCTTGCCGACACTGTCTTCGAACTGTTAATGGAGGCACACAGCATTTGGCACGGAGG CTCCCCAGACAAGAGTAACGAGCAGAAGCAGCTGAAGGATAATTACTTCTCTAACAACATTGATCCCTTCATAACGCGCCTTGAAAAGCGGCTGAGCGAGAAACAATGGTTTGTCTCTGATAAGGTGAGTACCCACCACAGGTATACTCTCTTTCTTATTTTAGGTAAAGTACCTGGGGTTTACCGCCCACAGGTATACTCTCTACCTTAG